The proteins below are encoded in one region of Rana temporaria chromosome 2, aRanTem1.1, whole genome shotgun sequence:
- the LOC120929508 gene encoding aquaporin-4-like gives MEILSTFQLAFTIFAVDDRRRRDIAEPGSVAIGFSLIAGALTAGPFSGGSMNPARSFGPALLTGFWEHHWVYWIGPILGAFLAGASYEFFFASSASREKLVACLTCKDIEMVETASVSRSSLSMATQTAGRTRQVEQKHEPN, from the exons ATGGAGATCCTCTCAACATTCCAGTTAGCTTTTACAATCTTTGCTGTGGATGATCGAAGACGCAGGGACATAGCAGAGCCAGGGAGTGTTGCCATCGGCTTTTCTCTGATAGCAGGTGCTTTAACAGCG GGCCCATTCTCAGGTGGAAGTATGAACCCAGCCAGATCGTTTGGACCAGCCTTGCTCACAGGGTTTTGGGAACATCACTGG GTGTACTGGATTGGTCCTATTCTTGGTGCTTTTCTAGCAGGTGCATCATATGAATTCTTCTTTGCATCAAGTGCCTCAAGGGAAAAGCTTGTTGCCTGTCTCACGTGTAAGGATATTGAGATGGTAGAAACAGCAAGTGTCTCTCGGTCTTCCCTCTCCATGGCCACACAGACTGCAGGACGCACGCGCCAAGTGGAGCAAAAACATGAGCCAAACTAA